A single window of Taeniopygia guttata chromosome 1, bTaeGut7.mat, whole genome shotgun sequence DNA harbors:
- the MTUS2 gene encoding microtubule-associated tumor suppressor candidate 2 isoform X3 translates to MGKCCSTCFPSSLCEDETNENALVKIKELGVELAKIREEVDLNTARWKKLLSEKEELERRFEEEGKQLRRQQQEEMQALEQRLQEEYKAKKESLQEQHRLQLEQAKLQHQDQVEDLTAVHEAAVSQLENNHIVAITVLQDENDCKIQELNTAHKLEKAQLEETFEKLRLSLQDQIDTLTFQNQSLKAKADRFEEALKKNTEEQLKIVRAPYLHLEKDLKSLKHVLEMKNLQIHQQEKMIMELEKQVEKNLKLEEKITMLQQQNEELRARIEQNTVITRQLSEENANLQEYVEKEVEEKKKLSRTNEELLWKLQEGDAVSPVKLPPSPSTPFYGCSSGNSSPAKVRTLRR, encoded by the exons ATGGGCAAATGCTGCTCCACGtgttttccctcctctctgtGCGAGGACGAGACG aatgaaaatgccCTTGTGAAAATAAAGGAGTTAGGAGTCGAGCTTGCAAAGATCAGGGAGGAAGTTG ACCTCAACACAGCGAGATGGAAGAAGCTCCTGAGTgagaaggaggagctggagaggcGCTTtgaggaggaggggaagcagctccgcaggcagcagcaggaggagatgcAGGCGTTGGAGCAGCGGCTGCAGGAGGAGTACAAAGCCAAGAAGGagagcctgcaggagcagcacaggctgcagctggaacaAGCCAAATTGCAACATCAGGATCAG GTGGAAGATCTCACAGCTGTACATGAAGCTGCAGTgtcacagctggaaaataaCCACATAGTGGCCATTACAGTACTGCAAGATGAGAATGACTGCAAGATTCAAG AACTGAATACTGCTCACAAACTGGAAAAGGCACAACTAGAGGAGACTTTTGAAAAGCTGCGTCTGTCACTCCAG GACCAGATAGACACCCTCACTTTCCAGAATCAATCTCTTAAGGCCAAAGCAGACCGGTTTGAAGAGGCTCTGAAGAAAAACACTGAGGAACAGCTGAAG ATTGTGCGAGCTCCGTATCTACACTTAGAAAAAGATTTGAAGAGCTTAAAACATGTTCTGGAAATGAAGAACCTCCAGATTCACCAGCAGGAGAAGATGATTATGGAGCTGGAAAAACAG gttgaaaaaaatttaaagctggaagaaaaaatcaCCATGCTGCAACAGCAGAATGAAGAACTCAGAGCCAGGATTGAGCAAAATACTGTCATAACAAG GCAACTGTCAGAGGAGAATGCAAATCTTCAAGAATACGTTGAAAAAGAAgtggaggagaagaagaagctCAGCAGGACTAAcgaggagctgctctggaagctgcaggagggagaTGCTGTGAGCCCAGTCAAACTCCCACCCTCACCATCCACTCCTTTTTATGGCTGCTCATCAGGGAACTCCTCTCCAGCAAAAGTCAGAACCTTGAGGCGATAA